One Anopheles cruzii unplaced genomic scaffold, idAnoCruzAS_RS32_06 scaffold01099_ctg1, whole genome shotgun sequence genomic region harbors:
- the LOC128276397 gene encoding LOW QUALITY PROTEIN: sodium/hydrogen exchanger 8-like (The sequence of the model RefSeq protein was modified relative to this genomic sequence to represent the inferred CDS: substituted 1 base at 1 genomic stop codon) produces the protein MVLSKFVFNKDSKGIHLSGIMAILFCGIVMSHYTHFNLSTVTQITMQQTMRTLAFIAETCVFAYLGLAIFSFKHRCELSFVIWAIVLCLLGRACNIFPLAWLVNRFREHKITNRMAFIMWFSGLRGAISYTLLLHMQFSTEESRHVVITTTLIIVLFTTLFFGGSTMPLMKYLQGGKKVKRSSRAGRAGRXRKEKALSLSKTREWGQAIDSEHLSELTEEEEVSFTQSRIGGFARWDRKFFTPFFTRRFTHQELHDCKSQMADLTNKWYQAIRISPDDQDEEDDDDGDADAGSERSTTNIVFPAPSGRAGKS, from the exons atggtgttgagtaagttcgTGTTTAATAAGGATTCAAAG GGCATTCATCTGTCCGGAATCATGGCGATCCTGTTCTGTGGCATCGTGATGTCGCACTACACGCACTTCAATCTTTCGACGGTTACGCAAATCACTATGCAGCAAACGATGCGTACGCTCGCCTTCATCGCCGAAACGTGCGTGTTCGCGTACCTCGGGCTGGCCATTTTCTCCTTCAAGCATCGCTGCGAGCTATCATTCGTCATCTGGGCGATCGTGCTGTGTTTGCTCGGCCGGGCTTGCAACATCTTTCCTCTGGCGTGGTTGGTCAATCGATTCCGCGAGCACAAGATCACCAACCGCATGGCGTTTATCATGTGGTTCTCGGGGCTGCGTGGCGCCATTTCGTACACCCTGTTGCTGCACATGCAGTTCTCCACCGAGGAGTCACGGCACGTCGTCATCACCACAACGCTTATCATCGTTCTTTTTACGACACTGTTCTTCGGTGGCTCGACAATGCCGCTTATGAAATATCTGCAGGgcgggaagaaagtgaaacgatCGTCTCGGGCTGGTCGTGCCGGTCGCTAGCGCAAGGAGAAGGCACTGTCGCTGAGTAAAACGCGCGAATGGGGGCAGGCCATCGATTCCGAGCACCTGTCCGAGCTAACAGAGGAAGAAGAGGTCAGCTTCACGCAGTCCCGTATCGGCGGGTTCGCCCGATGGGATCGAAAGTTTTTCACACCCTTCTTTACGCGCCGCTTTACGCATCAG GAGCTACACGATTGTAAAAGCCAAATGGCTGATCTCACAAATAAATGGTACCAAGCGATAAGGATATCGCCAGACGATCAggacgaagaagacgacgacgatggtgacgcAGACGCCGGTTCGGAACGTTCCACGACAAACATCGTGTTTCCCGCACCGTCCGGTCGTGCTGGGAAATCCTGA